GGCCATCGTTAAAAGTCCTGGATCAGCTTCAACAACTAAAGGAATCATATTTGTTGCAATGGCTATAGTACCTTTTCCACCAGGAATTTCTGGTTTTATAGACATCGAAATATTTGGATTCCCTTCAATATTTATATAATCTCCAGTTTGAACATTTTCAATTTCTGGGAGTACTTGTTGAGGGTGTTCGAGTTCTATTACAAGTTCACCGTTTGAATATGCTCTTGCTATATGTCTGCAACCTGCTACATTTCCTGGTTGAACTTTGACATATTTTGTTTCTCTTAATGCCTTTGAAATTATTGGTTCTCTGACCTGTTCAATATTATCTATCTTCCATCCCAATGCTTCAGCTATCATATGTATGGATTGTTCAAAACCAATATGCCCCACAATTTTTCCGTTTTTTAATCCTTCTTCAAATTCTTCGGGGGTAGTTCCAACTCCCTGTGTTTCCATAACAGTAGGCCCAAAAGGTGAAAGATCGTTTATTCGAGCAGCTTTTATTTTTTTAACATTTAAGCATGCCCCGGTTAAAGCTATAATCAACGTATCAAG
This is a stretch of genomic DNA from Petrotoga sp. 9PWA.NaAc.5.4. It encodes these proteins:
- the ord gene encoding 2,4-diaminopentanoate dehydrogenase, with translation MYRVAIWGFGAMGSGIARNILSKYELQLVGVHDVRTEYIGKDVGNLLGLEKTGVKVYDNPIEMIKKTNPDLVVIATNSFISVVKDQIISILKENINVITIAEEMAHPFYTNFEAANEINNIAIRHNVSVLGTGINPGFVLDTLIIALTGACLNVKKIKAARINDLSPFGPTVMETQGVGTTPEEFEEGLKNGKIVGHIGFEQSIHMIAEALGWKIDNIEQVREPIISKALRETKYVKVQPGNVAGCRHIARAYSNGELVIELEHPQQVLPEIENVQTGDYINIEGNPNISMSIKPEIPGGKGTIAIATNMIPLVVEADPGLLTMADLPVPRSLIGEIY